The Spirochaetota bacterium genome has a segment encoding these proteins:
- a CDS encoding response regulator yields MKKTKISIVMGEAVVAMDMKRLLEMLGYDATAEIYREESAAAGRTDRPDLLLIDACLPGGADGYLAARRLAGEGELPVVFLVNRFGPDVVELTRGFRYCGLVAKPVAEADLYTAIRMVYSQWETERRLREAESRWRVLFERSPLAMWEANASKLCDYLCGLCASGVQDARAHFEANPDDTRHCLEMVAVWDVNDAAVALFGAANREELKSVLLTLFRDTARDHLVECFTAAAKGDITFESAARCTTLTGGAVSGTMRYSVMPGYESTRERVLCQFISSPALPQKG; encoded by the coding sequence GTGAAAAAAACAAAAATCTCGATCGTCATGGGCGAGGCCGTTGTGGCCATGGACATGAAGCGCCTTCTCGAGATGCTTGGCTATGATGCAACCGCGGAAATTTATCGGGAGGAATCGGCGGCGGCCGGTCGGACTGACCGCCCCGATCTTCTTCTCATCGACGCCTGCCTTCCCGGCGGTGCCGACGGATATCTGGCAGCCCGCCGCCTTGCGGGAGAAGGCGAGCTGCCCGTCGTTTTCCTGGTCAACAGGTTCGGTCCGGACGTGGTTGAACTCACCCGCGGTTTCCGATACTGTGGCCTGGTCGCCAAGCCGGTGGCCGAGGCGGATTTGTACACGGCCATTCGAATGGTGTACAGTCAATGGGAAACCGAGCGGCGGCTTCGAGAAGCGGAGAGCCGGTGGCGGGTGCTGTTTGAGCGTTCCCCGCTCGCCATGTGGGAGGCGAATGCCTCGAAATTATGCGATTACCTGTGCGGGCTGTGTGCGTCGGGCGTGCAGGATGCAAGGGCCCATTTTGAAGCCAACCCGGATGACACGCGCCATTGTCTCGAAATGGTCGCGGTATGGGACGTGAACGACGCCGCGGTGGCGCTTTTTGGGGCCGCGAACAGGGAAGAGCTCAAGAGCGTGCTTTTGACGCTTTTTCGGGACACCGCACGGGACCACCTGGTGGAATGTTTTACAGCCGCGGCGAAGGGAGACATCACGTTCGAATCCGCCGCCCGCTGCACGACGCTCACCGGCGGCGCCGTCAGCGGAACGATGCGTTATTCGGTAATGCCGGGATACGAGAGCACCCGCGAGCGGGTGCTCTGCCAGTTCATATCCAGCCCAGCACTCCCGCAAAAAGGATGA
- a CDS encoding VWA domain-containing protein, with amino-acid sequence MRKMAALLLWLSVSAPLGAAEIAVIPYRVETPSEQFNEAVGAEYAKLLGVTLLLKKGIEPCSPGELEVDMKSFSIDPRRSISGESLDALGRGRFIDLILTGTLSRSGGVITSESVLYSTAQRKVISRERVRAEELFALAERDVREIFVTYPDRAAPGAGAASIDAVLVLDTSYNVSREWDAVKNGITAFASGVSGDWEASLRLYVTAFSDAPAAPRAARAITSPLSLKQELASIRPRGGAGPAALGGALAHAIDAIPWRADAKKVMLVISNSPARDVSRAERYALKASKKGIAIYTLPLGRIGRDEAEAMRQVAITGRGRTLPVAYRQRVYDAEGKTIDVFMQSGRLFHARSFGGQWKSGLFVESGGGRTLRPKPFLSELFFDEKRYDVNAYTMGERYGDIAGVRLINRERLESNIDTLLAEIGEAHAVKIAGSGAGKAAAKALLADERLSIWLSFSDGALVEFFEKQAALGRYVTLGVMVRMKPDEPYGFDFSPRRIVTGLDAGHVPGMATATLREIMGKPEYYTANGLMRPPVWFIRVKIERVQRQRDGADIRD; translated from the coding sequence ATGAGAAAGATGGCGGCACTGCTTCTCTGGCTTTCGGTATCGGCCCCGCTTGGGGCCGCCGAGATCGCCGTGATTCCCTACCGGGTGGAGACCCCATCGGAACAATTCAACGAGGCCGTTGGCGCGGAATACGCGAAGCTGCTCGGGGTTACGCTGCTGCTGAAAAAGGGGATCGAGCCCTGTTCGCCGGGGGAACTCGAGGTCGACATGAAAAGCTTCTCGATCGATCCGCGGCGCTCCATAAGCGGCGAGTCCCTGGACGCGCTCGGACGGGGACGCTTCATCGACCTGATACTGACCGGTACGCTTTCGCGTTCGGGCGGCGTTATTACCTCCGAAAGCGTGCTGTATTCCACGGCGCAGCGGAAGGTCATATCGAGGGAGCGCGTGCGCGCGGAAGAGCTTTTCGCACTCGCGGAGAGGGACGTGCGCGAGATCTTCGTCACCTACCCGGACCGCGCCGCCCCCGGCGCGGGGGCGGCGTCCATAGACGCCGTTCTGGTGCTCGATACGTCGTATAATGTGTCGCGCGAGTGGGATGCCGTTAAAAACGGGATCACCGCGTTCGCTTCCGGCGTATCAGGCGATTGGGAGGCTTCTCTTCGCCTGTATGTGACCGCTTTTTCGGACGCTCCAGCGGCGCCGAGGGCAGCCCGCGCCATAACATCCCCCCTGTCGCTCAAACAGGAACTCGCCTCAATCAGGCCAAGGGGTGGAGCGGGACCGGCCGCCCTCGGCGGGGCGCTCGCGCACGCGATTGACGCGATTCCCTGGCGCGCGGACGCGAAGAAGGTCATGCTGGTGATCTCCAATTCGCCCGCGCGCGACGTTTCCCGGGCCGAACGGTATGCGCTCAAGGCGAGCAAGAAGGGCATCGCCATCTACACGCTGCCGCTCGGGCGCATCGGGCGCGACGAGGCCGAGGCGATGCGGCAGGTTGCGATAACCGGGCGGGGTCGTACGCTTCCGGTCGCCTACCGGCAGCGCGTTTATGACGCGGAGGGAAAGACGATCGACGTCTTCATGCAGTCCGGCCGGCTTTTCCATGCGCGAAGCTTCGGGGGCCAGTGGAAAAGCGGCCTGTTCGTCGAGAGCGGCGGGGGAAGGACCCTCCGCCCAAAGCCTTTCCTGTCGGAATTGTTCTTCGACGAAAAACGCTACGACGTCAACGCCTATACGATGGGCGAGCGCTACGGTGATATCGCCGGGGTCCGCCTGATAAACAGGGAGCGGCTTGAAAGCAACATCGACACCCTGCTTGCGGAGATCGGCGAGGCGCATGCGGTAAAGATCGCCGGAAGCGGCGCGGGAAAGGCGGCGGCCAAGGCGCTCCTTGCCGATGAGCGCCTTTCGATCTGGCTGTCGTTCTCCGACGGGGCGCTTGTCGAGTTTTTCGAAAAGCAGGCCGCCCTGGGCCGCTATGTAACGCTCGGGGTGATGGTGAGAATGAAACCCGACGAGCCTTACGGGTTCGATTTCAGCCCGCGGCGGATCGTGACCGGACTCGATGCCGGGCATGTTCCCGGCATGGCAACGGCGACGCTTCGCGAGATCATGGGAAAGCCCGAATATTACACGGCAAACGGACTCATGCGCCCGCCGGTTTGGTTTATCCGCGTGAAGATCGAACGCGTCCAACGGCAGAGGGACGGGGCGGACATCAGGGACTGA
- the clpB gene encoding ATP-dependent chaperone ClpB has product MRMDKLTLKAQDAISRAQNEATNNNHHEIQPEHLLKALADQEEGMLTTIAQKIGVPAMEIGREIEAEIKKLPRQMGGGPGGGVLSASMRDVLNEAWNEAVKLKDQFMSTEHLILALAGAGATRARSVLNAAGFTRENILKVLMDVRGSRRVTDENAEDRYNALDRYSRDLTKLARANKLDPVIGRDEEIRRVMQVLTRRTKNNPVLIGEPGVGKTAIVEGLASRIVAGDVPENLKEKRLVALDMGALIAGAKYRGEFEERLKGVIQEIEESEGEVILFIDELHTLVGAGAAEGSMDASNMLKPALARGELRCIGATTLNEYQKYIEKDKALERRFQPVFTSEPSVEDTIAILRGLKEKYEVHHGVRISDSAVVAAAVLSDRYITNRFLPDKAVDLIDESASRIKMEIDSMPIEIDEIERRIRQLTIEREAVKKEKDKVSKERLAKIEEELANLNEKKNELVGHWKNEKEVISRIRAIKEEIERMKGEESRAEREGNLNRVAEIRYGKIVELDRDLAGTNAKLAQIQKDRSLLKEEVTEQEIAEVVSRWTGIPMAKMLEGEKEKLLGMERIIERRVVGQNEAIIAISDAVRRSRSGIQDPGRPVGSFIFLGPTGVGKTETAKAVAEFLFNDEKAITRIDMSEYMEKHSVSRLIGAPPGYVGYDEGGQLTESVRRRPYAVLLFDEIEKAHQDVFNIFLQILDEGRLTDSKGRTVDFRNTLIIMTSNIGTSYIADASIPYDDRKSGVEKELRAHFKPEFINRVDEVIIFNPLGREHIAEIVKLQLGMVAKRLLERGVRLELTKKALEFLTTTGFDSQFGARPLKRAIQKHLLNPLSVKLLGGDIAGETTIKIDSDGKSLAFK; this is encoded by the coding sequence ATGCGAATGGACAAGCTGACCCTCAAAGCGCAGGACGCGATATCGCGCGCGCAGAACGAGGCGACGAACAACAACCACCACGAGATTCAGCCCGAACACCTGCTGAAGGCCCTGGCCGATCAGGAGGAGGGCATGCTCACCACGATCGCGCAGAAGATCGGCGTACCGGCCATGGAGATAGGAAGGGAGATTGAGGCCGAGATAAAGAAACTGCCGCGGCAGATGGGGGGCGGTCCCGGCGGGGGCGTCCTCTCCGCGTCGATGCGCGACGTTCTGAACGAGGCGTGGAACGAGGCGGTAAAGCTCAAGGACCAGTTTATGAGTACCGAGCACCTCATCCTCGCGCTCGCCGGCGCGGGAGCGACGCGCGCACGGAGCGTCCTCAACGCCGCGGGATTCACGCGGGAGAACATCCTCAAGGTGCTTATGGATGTGCGCGGCAGCAGGCGCGTTACCGACGAGAACGCCGAGGACCGCTACAACGCGCTCGACCGGTACAGCCGCGACCTGACGAAACTGGCGCGCGCGAACAAGCTCGACCCGGTGATCGGAAGGGACGAGGAGATCCGCCGCGTGATGCAGGTGCTCACCCGGCGCACCAAGAACAATCCGGTGCTGATCGGCGAGCCCGGCGTGGGGAAAACCGCCATCGTTGAGGGGCTCGCCAGCCGAATCGTGGCGGGCGACGTGCCCGAAAACCTCAAAGAAAAGCGGCTCGTGGCGCTCGACATGGGCGCGCTCATCGCGGGCGCTAAGTACCGCGGCGAGTTTGAGGAGCGCCTGAAAGGCGTGATACAGGAGATAGAGGAATCGGAGGGAGAGGTCATACTTTTCATCGACGAGCTGCACACCCTGGTCGGGGCCGGTGCCGCCGAAGGCTCAATGGACGCCTCGAACATGCTCAAGCCCGCGCTCGCGCGTGGCGAGCTTCGTTGCATAGGCGCGACGACGCTGAACGAATACCAGAAATACATCGAGAAAGACAAGGCGCTCGAGCGGCGTTTCCAGCCCGTTTTCACCAGCGAGCCGAGCGTCGAGGACACCATCGCGATACTCCGCGGGCTGAAGGAGAAGTACGAGGTGCACCACGGGGTGCGCATTTCGGATTCGGCGGTGGTCGCGGCCGCGGTGCTGTCCGACCGTTACATCACCAACCGCTTCCTTCCCGACAAGGCGGTCGATCTCATCGACGAGTCCGCGTCGCGCATCAAGATGGAGATCGACTCCATGCCGATCGAGATCGACGAAATCGAACGGCGGATACGGCAGCTCACGATCGAGCGAGAGGCCGTCAAAAAGGAGAAGGACAAGGTATCAAAGGAGCGCCTGGCGAAGATCGAGGAGGAACTGGCGAACCTGAACGAAAAAAAGAACGAACTGGTCGGCCACTGGAAAAACGAGAAGGAGGTTATCTCCCGCATCCGCGCCATCAAGGAAGAGATAGAACGGATGAAGGGGGAGGAAAGCCGCGCGGAGCGGGAGGGCAACCTGAACAGGGTGGCGGAGATCCGCTACGGCAAGATCGTGGAGCTGGACAGAGACCTCGCCGGCACGAACGCCAAGCTCGCGCAGATACAGAAGGACAGGAGCCTTCTCAAAGAGGAGGTGACCGAACAGGAGATCGCCGAGGTTGTTTCGCGCTGGACGGGTATCCCGATGGCCAAGATGCTCGAGGGCGAGAAGGAGAAACTCCTCGGCATGGAGCGCATCATCGAGCGCCGCGTGGTGGGACAGAACGAGGCGATCATCGCCATCTCCGACGCCGTTCGCCGCTCGCGTTCAGGCATTCAGGACCCGGGCAGGCCTGTAGGTTCGTTCATTTTCCTGGGGCCCACCGGCGTGGGGAAGACCGAAACGGCGAAGGCCGTGGCGGAGTTTCTTTTTAATGATGAGAAGGCCATCACCCGGATAGACATGTCGGAATATATGGAAAAGCACTCGGTCTCACGGCTCATCGGAGCGCCTCCCGGTTATGTCGGTTACGACGAGGGCGGCCAGCTCACCGAGTCCGTGCGCCGCAGGCCATACGCCGTTTTGCTCTTCGACGAGATCGAAAAGGCGCACCAGGACGTCTTTAATATTTTTCTGCAGATACTCGACGAGGGGCGGCTTACCGACTCCAAAGGCAGGACGGTTGATTTCAGAAACACCCTCATTATCATGACGTCGAACATCGGGACATCGTATATCGCCGACGCCTCGATACCCTACGATGACCGCAAAAGCGGCGTGGAGAAGGAGCTCAGGGCGCATTTCAAGCCAGAGTTCATCAACCGCGTTGACGAGGTTATTATCTTCAATCCGCTTGGTCGGGAGCACATCGCCGAGATCGTAAAACTGCAGCTCGGCATGGTGGCAAAACGGCTGCTGGAGAGGGGTGTGCGGCTCGAGCTTACGAAGAAGGCGCTGGAATTTCTTACGACGACCGGCTTCGATTCGCAGTTCGGCGCGCGGCCGCTCAAGCGCGCCATACAGAAGCATCTGCTCAATCCGCTCTCCGTGAAGCTCCTTGGGGGCGATATAGCGGGCGAGACGACGATCAAGATCGACAGCGACGGCAAGTCCCTGGCGTTTAAGTGA
- a CDS encoding nucleoside deaminase, whose product MSDDTSFMLIALEEAHIAYEEGEIPVGAVIVRQGVIIARAHNRNRIMTNPLWHAEMIAIDSAAGTLGNERLNDCTLYVTKEPCVMCAGAIVHARIERLVIAAEDVKYGACGTVFSVCGNNLLNHVPEIVFGVQRDEASALLTAFFTDLRNEKKLKGPSSRDT is encoded by the coding sequence ATGAGCGACGATACCTCGTTCATGCTGATCGCGCTCGAAGAGGCGCATATTGCTTACGAAGAAGGCGAGATTCCCGTCGGCGCGGTAATCGTCAGGCAGGGCGTGATTATCGCCCGCGCACACAACAGGAACCGAATCATGACGAACCCTCTCTGGCATGCCGAGATGATCGCCATCGATTCGGCGGCCGGAACGCTCGGCAATGAGCGCCTCAACGATTGCACACTGTACGTCACCAAGGAACCCTGTGTGATGTGTGCGGGGGCCATCGTTCACGCGCGCATCGAACGGCTCGTTATAGCCGCCGAAGACGTCAAATACGGGGCCTGCGGCACGGTCTTTTCGGTCTGCGGCAACAACCTCCTCAACCATGTACCGGAGATAGTTTTCGGTGTGCAGCGCGACGAGGCCTCGGCCCTCCTCACGGCATTTTTCACCGATCTGCGCAACGAAAAAAAGTTAAAAGGACCGTCTTCCCGGGATACATAA
- a CDS encoding adenylate/guanylate cyclase domain-containing protein, producing the protein MNSREKGSLFGKTIGGTRIVPVAFKIILVFALFILVSNLTSNYVNLVFNRTKMVNMMRQLLAKDLKDIYVFCNNQFEIYNYNKDLKGSLSSIENRAQNEFAKRKSVLLGVKPDGSILFQASHFAKSASFEDSKTLSTLNEGLAKNTGEGIIRFRFNGETYFGIYKHNPKWEVFIIRAEEQNEFYEESRAVFRDVSVIILVITIICGIAGVYVLRYVLRFINIITTEIMTMLEEQQLRIINLKGAPNDDITFLGVAFNSLASTISNLLNIFRKFANRDVVIRAYRDREVRLEGKQSDLTILFSDIKSFTFITETLGADIIKLLNLHYDQAIRRVVEHDGIIGSIIGDALLAVFGALDQYEGDHKNKSYQAVIVAYKLQDLAKKLRSEMTAKKEEIEKNKGRLNEDQGRVYQAVLLEIGVGIDGGLVFYGNIGSHIRMTNTVIGDNVNAASRLEGLTREYRLPVICSEYVKEDLESNGHVDDIRFFEIDVVKVKGKTEGKKIYWPVLKNDYTKTLEKSMKAFSAGLELYYRGDWRKAHQLFKRCNLPVGEVFAERTADSTPPRNWNGIWEMKTK; encoded by the coding sequence ATGAACAGTCGAGAAAAGGGAAGTCTCTTCGGTAAAACGATCGGCGGGACACGCATCGTCCCGGTGGCGTTCAAGATCATACTGGTCTTCGCCCTCTTCATCCTCGTGTCCAATCTCACCAGCAATTACGTCAACCTGGTGTTCAACCGCACGAAGATGGTCAATATGATGCGGCAACTGCTCGCCAAGGACCTCAAGGACATCTACGTGTTCTGCAACAACCAGTTCGAGATTTACAATTACAACAAGGACTTGAAGGGTTCTCTCTCCAGTATCGAGAACCGGGCGCAGAACGAGTTCGCCAAGCGCAAGTCGGTGCTGCTCGGTGTCAAGCCCGACGGCTCGATCCTGTTCCAGGCGTCCCACTTCGCGAAGTCGGCGTCCTTTGAAGACTCGAAAACCCTCAGCACGCTCAACGAGGGGCTCGCGAAAAATACGGGCGAGGGGATAATCCGGTTCAGGTTCAACGGCGAGACCTATTTCGGTATTTACAAGCACAATCCCAAGTGGGAAGTTTTCATCATACGCGCCGAGGAGCAGAACGAGTTCTACGAGGAATCGCGCGCCGTTTTTCGTGATGTGAGCGTCATAATCCTCGTCATTACCATTATCTGCGGCATCGCAGGCGTGTACGTTCTGCGCTACGTCCTGCGTTTTATCAACATCATCACGACCGAGATCATGACGATGCTTGAGGAGCAGCAGCTTCGAATCATCAACCTCAAGGGCGCGCCAAACGACGACATCACATTCTTGGGGGTGGCGTTCAACTCGCTGGCGAGTACCATCTCAAATTTACTTAACATCTTCAGGAAGTTCGCCAACCGTGATGTTGTGATCAGGGCCTATCGCGACCGGGAGGTGCGCCTGGAGGGGAAACAGAGCGACCTGACCATCCTCTTTTCGGACATCAAGAGTTTTACGTTTATAACCGAAACCCTCGGAGCTGATATCATCAAGCTCCTGAACCTGCATTACGACCAGGCGATTCGGAGGGTGGTGGAGCATGACGGGATTATCGGCTCCATCATCGGCGACGCGCTGCTTGCCGTTTTCGGCGCACTGGACCAGTACGAAGGAGACCATAAGAACAAATCGTATCAGGCGGTCATCGTGGCATACAAGCTCCAGGACCTAGCCAAGAAACTCCGGTCCGAAATGACCGCCAAGAAGGAAGAGATCGAAAAGAACAAGGGCCGCCTCAACGAGGACCAGGGAAGGGTATACCAGGCAGTGCTACTCGAAATCGGCGTGGGGATCGACGGAGGCCTGGTCTTCTACGGAAATATCGGCTCGCATATACGCATGACCAATACGGTTATCGGCGATAACGTGAACGCCGCATCCCGCCTCGAGGGGCTCACGCGCGAGTACCGGCTCCCGGTGATCTGCTCGGAATATGTAAAGGAAGACCTGGAATCGAACGGGCACGTCGACGATATACGCTTTTTCGAAATCGACGTAGTCAAGGTAAAGGGGAAGACAGAGGGCAAGAAAATTTACTGGCCCGTGCTGAAAAATGATTACACGAAGACCCTGGAAAAGAGCATGAAGGCTTTTTCCGCCGGGCTCGAGCTTTATTACAGGGGCGATTGGCGCAAAGCGCACCAGCTTTTCAAGCGCTGCAACCTGCCGGTCGGCGAGGTCTTCGCCGAGCGCACCGCTGACTCTACTCCACCGAGGAACTGGAATGGCATATGGGAAATGAAAACGAAATAA
- a CDS encoding DUF2279 domain-containing protein, whose translation MKGILTLALVTLLSLNLALSAQESPAESQEPPIEPLAPVTESPTVRLPVNLYDTHRFDESKWPYLRTGLYLFGPGFVTVWGLVEWGWFDGTMFMYKPSRVWGAHALNGASDKFGHLYGTYAVKRLSTFFFRSTGSSPMRANIEGGIYASSVQLIMEIGDGFSSAQGFDINDVIFNTIGAGIGMLLDGFPVLDRMFAIKLEYVPTRRFRKAVAEKNGSADFFTDYSGQKYLLVTKLGGIPYLSLTPLRYVNLDFGYYSRGYYNKDFDRNTRNIYLGMSINYTIAFGDLLPTGYTSSTLQSFFNHYHPPYDLEVKDWELTSAKNQ comes from the coding sequence ATGAAAGGAATTTTGACTCTCGCACTCGTCACCCTGCTCAGTTTAAATCTCGCGCTTTCCGCGCAGGAATCGCCGGCTGAATCCCAGGAACCTCCGATCGAGCCGTTGGCCCCCGTCACCGAAAGTCCGACGGTCCGGCTTCCCGTCAACCTCTACGATACACACAGGTTCGACGAATCCAAATGGCCCTATCTGCGCACCGGGCTCTATCTTTTCGGCCCGGGCTTTGTTACCGTCTGGGGGCTTGTGGAATGGGGCTGGTTCGACGGCACCATGTTTATGTATAAGCCCTCGAGGGTGTGGGGTGCGCACGCGCTTAACGGCGCCTCCGACAAGTTCGGGCACCTGTATGGCACCTACGCCGTCAAGCGGCTTTCCACGTTCTTTTTTCGTTCGACGGGCTCGTCACCGATGCGAGCCAACATAGAGGGAGGCATTTACGCAAGCTCCGTTCAGCTCATCATGGAAATCGGCGATGGATTTTCATCCGCGCAGGGATTTGACATAAACGACGTCATTTTCAACACTATCGGCGCGGGAATCGGCATGCTGCTCGACGGCTTCCCCGTTCTTGACAGGATGTTCGCCATCAAGTTGGAGTATGTTCCCACCAGGCGGTTCAGAAAAGCGGTTGCCGAGAAGAACGGCAGCGCCGATTTCTTCACCGATTACAGCGGCCAGAAATACCTGCTGGTCACCAAGCTGGGCGGAATCCCGTATCTCTCGCTCACCCCGCTTCGCTATGTCAACCTGGATTTCGGGTATTATTCGCGCGGCTACTACAACAAGGACTTCGATCGCAACACACGGAATATTTACCTCGGCATGTCGATCAACTACACCATCGCCTTTGGCGACCTTCTCCCGACAGGATACACCTCGTCCACTCTGCAGTCTTTCTTTAACCACTATCATCCGCCGTATGACCTGGAGGTCAAAGACTGGGAGCTTACCAGCGCCAAAAACCAATAA
- the argB gene encoding acetylglutamate kinase, with protein sequence MQRYIEKVSTLIESFPYIQEFYGKTIVIKYGGHAMEDERLRRSFATEMVLLKLVGINPVIVHGGGPQIGELLKQVGKKSEFVAGMRVTDSATMDLVEMVLVGKVNKEIVHNINMVGGRAVGLSGKDGGLLIAEKHFHEDNGVRLDIGLVGSVSRVNPQVIEALDREKFIPVIAPIGYDEAGVTYNINADTAAGAIAEALRAEKLILLTDIEGVKINGSLASTLTASEIPALIASNEITGGMIPKVNCCLDALRGVNKTHIIDGRVEHAVLLEIFTDAGIGTEIVR encoded by the coding sequence ATGCAGCGCTACATAGAAAAAGTCAGCACACTTATCGAGTCGTTCCCGTACATTCAGGAATTCTACGGAAAAACCATCGTCATAAAATACGGCGGGCACGCGATGGAGGACGAACGGCTGAGGCGCTCGTTCGCCACCGAAATGGTGCTCCTCAAGCTGGTGGGCATAAACCCGGTCATCGTTCACGGCGGCGGACCGCAGATCGGCGAGCTCCTCAAACAGGTCGGCAAGAAGAGCGAGTTCGTTGCGGGTATGCGAGTTACCGACAGCGCGACCATGGACCTCGTCGAGATGGTGCTGGTGGGCAAGGTCAACAAGGAGATCGTCCACAACATCAACATGGTGGGCGGCAGGGCCGTGGGCCTCTCCGGCAAGGACGGCGGTCTCCTTATTGCCGAGAAGCACTTCCACGAGGACAACGGGGTCAGGCTCGACATCGGACTGGTGGGTTCGGTGAGCCGCGTCAATCCGCAGGTGATCGAGGCGCTCGATCGCGAAAAGTTCATCCCGGTCATCGCGCCGATCGGGTATGACGAGGCCGGCGTTACGTACAATATCAACGCAGATACGGCCGCCGGCGCCATCGCCGAGGCGCTGCGCGCCGAAAAGCTTATCCTTCTCACCGACATCGAGGGGGTGAAGATAAACGGTTCGCTCGCCTCTACCCTCACCGCGTCGGAGATCCCCGCGCTCATCGCTTCTAACGAGATTACCGGGGGTATGATCCCCAAGGTCAACTGCTGCCTCGACGCCCTTCGCGGGGTCAACAAGACGCACATCATAGACGGCAGGGTCGAGCACGCCGTGCTCCTGGAGATATTCACCGACGCCGGTATCGGCACCGAAATCGTGAGATGA
- a CDS encoding AsmA family protein: MKKVFKWLGIAVGALVLIIIAAGVAIMLIVDKEMIDQQMENALNRQVSIGAIDVSVFSVVSGMEVKEVKISNFKTTAQREALRGKPVAANDLFVDLSSFTFKLKFLPLLKRQVELRELVLFEPVINVVRYPSGLFNFSDLLAPKKMTAEEKAKLLKKQQEEAKKKAEEAKQPQKPFTADDLPVEIAIGKVGIEKGLVSLVDQGLKQSFSIYNLTALVHSIEIDPKDLVKKNSAKLKIETGIKTIGQVRTGSVKTFDIGLSINGTLKPFDPRSKKVDPELSAKIGSNYGTLTGLQIFEKLKEVEQIEKYCGKFTFLKGDVKWKNAFVNVWYKGGLMKLTDGKIATDDYAVNFAGQTNINTKSVGMDMNMLLAEKHNKPIREGITKNVEKGIKAAKLEKYVKTEKVADSAMKSLTNKDGLVYLQYKVTGTMAKPDVKLIAPKLPSIGDLVKDAAGDMKDVVREKAEKKVEKVVDKQTDKAKDKATEKLKKIF, encoded by the coding sequence ATGAAAAAGGTCTTTAAATGGCTCGGCATCGCCGTCGGTGCGCTGGTGCTTATTATCATCGCGGCGGGCGTCGCCATCATGCTCATCGTCGACAAGGAAATGATCGACCAGCAGATGGAGAATGCGCTGAACAGGCAGGTTTCAATAGGCGCGATCGATGTGAGCGTTTTTTCAGTGGTTTCGGGCATGGAGGTAAAGGAAGTTAAAATATCCAATTTCAAGACAACCGCCCAGAGAGAGGCGCTGAGAGGAAAGCCGGTCGCCGCAAACGATCTGTTTGTCGACCTCTCGTCGTTCACCTTCAAGCTCAAGTTTTTACCCCTGTTGAAGAGGCAGGTCGAGCTTCGCGAGCTTGTGCTGTTCGAGCCGGTCATTAACGTGGTCCGCTATCCCAGCGGCCTGTTTAATTTTTCGGATCTCCTCGCTCCGAAGAAGATGACCGCCGAGGAGAAGGCCAAATTATTGAAGAAACAACAGGAAGAGGCGAAGAAGAAAGCGGAAGAGGCCAAACAGCCCCAGAAACCGTTTACGGCCGATGATCTTCCCGTGGAAATCGCCATCGGCAAGGTCGGCATAGAAAAGGGCCTGGTATCGTTAGTGGATCAGGGGCTGAAGCAGAGCTTCTCCATCTACAACCTGACGGCGCTCGTGCATTCGATCGAGATTGACCCTAAAGACCTCGTTAAAAAAAATTCGGCCAAACTGAAAATCGAGACGGGAATAAAAACAATTGGACAGGTGCGGACCGGGAGCGTAAAAACCTTCGACATCGGCCTTTCGATAAACGGCACGCTGAAGCCTTTCGACCCGAGGTCGAAAAAGGTCGATCCCGAGCTTTCGGCGAAGATTGGTTCGAACTATGGTACGCTTACGGGCCTGCAGATATTCGAGAAGCTTAAGGAGGTGGAACAGATCGAGAAGTACTGCGGGAAGTTCACCTTTCTGAAAGGGGATGTTAAATGGAAGAACGCCTTCGTAAACGTGTGGTACAAAGGCGGCCTAATGAAGCTGACCGATGGAAAGATAGCGACCGACGATTACGCGGTTAACTTCGCGGGCCAGACGAACATCAACACGAAGTCGGTCGGAATGGACATGAATATGCTGCTTGCGGAGAAACATAACAAGCCCATTCGCGAGGGTATCACCAAAAACGTGGAAAAGGGCATAAAGGCGGCGAAACTCGAAAAGTACGTGAAGACCGAGAAGGTCGCCGATTCGGCGATGAAATCGCTGACGAACAAGGACGGCCTGGTCTATCTGCAGTACAAGGTGACCGGAACCATGGCCAAGCCCGATGTTAAGCTGATTGCGCCGAAGCTGCCATCCATCGGCGATTTGGTAAAGGATGCTGCGGGCGACATGAAGGACGTTGTCAGGGAAAAGGCCGAGAAAAAGGTCGAGAAGGTCGTGGACAAGCAGACGGACAAGGCCAAAGACAAGGCGACAGAGAAACTTAAGAAAATATTCTAA